A part of Agromyces protaetiae genomic DNA contains:
- the nadC gene encoding carboxylating nicotinate-nucleotide diphosphorylase, which produces MTDRREIDRIVTAALDEDAPWGDLTSETLIPADATATADLVAREPGVLSGIEVFAAAFRIVDDRIRVTALKADGERFERGEHLARVGGPARGMLTAERVGLNLVQRMSGIATLTAQYVAAIAGTRARIVDTRKTTPGLRSLERQAVRDGGGRNHRRSLSDAIMAKDNHLAVLTAGGRDLATALRAARDRMPHTAHLEVEIDRLDQLDAVLAGGADTIMLDNFTLDDLRAGVARIGGRAIVEASGGVNLDTVAAIAATGVDVVSVGALTHSVRSLDLGLDAVIETAPALANANAGGDSA; this is translated from the coding sequence ATGACCGACCGACGCGAGATCGACCGCATCGTGACCGCCGCGCTCGATGAAGACGCCCCTTGGGGCGACCTCACGAGCGAGACGCTCATTCCGGCGGATGCCACGGCCACCGCCGACCTCGTCGCGCGCGAGCCCGGCGTCTTGAGCGGCATCGAGGTGTTCGCGGCGGCGTTCCGGATCGTCGACGACCGCATCCGCGTGACGGCCCTCAAGGCCGACGGCGAGCGCTTCGAGCGCGGCGAGCACCTCGCGCGTGTCGGGGGCCCGGCTCGCGGCATGCTGACCGCCGAACGCGTGGGCCTCAACCTCGTCCAGCGCATGAGCGGCATCGCGACGCTCACGGCGCAGTACGTCGCCGCGATCGCGGGCACGCGTGCGCGCATCGTCGACACCCGCAAGACCACGCCGGGCCTCCGCAGCCTCGAACGGCAGGCCGTGCGCGACGGCGGCGGCCGCAACCATCGCCGCTCGCTGTCCGACGCGATCATGGCCAAGGACAATCACCTCGCGGTGCTCACCGCCGGCGGACGCGACCTCGCGACGGCGCTCCGCGCGGCGCGCGACCGGATGCCGCACACCGCCCACCTCGAGGTCGAGATCGACCGGCTCGACCAGCTCGATGCCGTGCTCGCGGGCGGCGCCGACACGATCATGCTCGACAACTTCACGCTCGACGACCTGCGCGCGGGCGTCGCCCGCATCGGCGGCCGCGCGATCGTCGAGGCGTCGGGCGGCGTCAACCTCGACACCGTCGCCGCGATCGCCGCGACGGGCGTCGACGTCGTCTCGGTCGGGGCGCTCACGCACTCGGTGCGGTCGCTCGACCTCGGGCTCGACGCGGTCATCGAGACTGCACCCGCCCTCGCGAACGCGAACGCGGGCGGCGACTCCGCGTGA
- the nadB gene encoding L-aspartate oxidase, whose product MTRVLVIGGGIAGLWTAVKAADAGCRVELVTKADLANGSTHYAQGGIAAAIFPDDSAERHFDDTIAAGAGLCDPTAVRVLVDEGPARVRDLIRFGVEFDHDESGVSRGLEAAHSRARILHAGGDATGAAIETALVETVRRRAVAITERAILTDLVVEAGRVVGALVLGPDGLLGEHRADVVVLATGGAGCLYKFTTNPAVATGDGVAAAWRAGAEIADLEFVQFHPTALAAPGTPLISEAVRGEGAVLRDASGERFMLAIDPRGELAPRDVVARGVWHRMEEQGGEPVFLDATALGGEFLAARFPGLDRQVRDAGYDWSVAPVPITPAAHYAMGGIVTDLDGRTSLPGLFAVGECARTGVHGANRLASNSLLEAAVFADRAARAIAALAPVDSPAPSAPPATAVSHDSTTPDASSLVDRAALQSLMWQHVGLERDEHGLREASAVLDAWVAPEPVDRRTTEDRNLLDLARLTVAAALARRESVGAHYRSDVPADAELEAA is encoded by the coding sequence ATGACCCGCGTCCTCGTCATCGGCGGCGGCATCGCCGGCCTGTGGACGGCCGTCAAGGCCGCCGATGCAGGTTGCCGGGTCGAGCTCGTCACGAAGGCCGACCTCGCGAACGGCTCGACGCACTACGCGCAGGGCGGCATCGCGGCGGCGATCTTCCCCGACGACTCCGCAGAGCGCCACTTCGACGACACGATCGCCGCGGGTGCGGGCCTCTGCGACCCCACGGCGGTGCGCGTGCTCGTCGACGAGGGTCCCGCGCGCGTGCGCGACCTCATCCGGTTCGGCGTCGAGTTCGACCACGACGAATCGGGCGTCTCGCGCGGGCTCGAGGCGGCGCACTCGCGCGCCCGCATCCTGCACGCGGGCGGCGACGCGACGGGCGCTGCGATCGAGACGGCGCTCGTCGAGACGGTTCGCCGCCGTGCGGTCGCGATCACCGAGCGGGCCATCCTCACCGACCTCGTCGTCGAAGCCGGCCGCGTCGTCGGCGCGCTCGTGCTCGGCCCCGACGGCCTGCTCGGCGAGCACCGGGCCGACGTCGTCGTGCTCGCGACGGGCGGCGCCGGCTGCCTCTACAAGTTCACGACGAACCCGGCCGTCGCGACGGGCGACGGCGTCGCCGCGGCGTGGCGCGCGGGCGCCGAGATCGCCGACCTCGAGTTCGTGCAGTTCCACCCGACGGCGCTCGCGGCGCCCGGCACACCGCTCATCTCCGAGGCCGTGCGCGGCGAGGGCGCGGTGCTGCGGGATGCCTCGGGCGAGCGCTTCATGCTCGCGATCGACCCACGGGGCGAGCTCGCTCCGCGCGACGTCGTCGCCCGTGGCGTGTGGCACCGCATGGAGGAGCAGGGCGGCGAGCCCGTCTTCCTCGACGCGACGGCGCTCGGCGGCGAGTTCCTCGCCGCGCGGTTCCCAGGCCTCGACCGGCAGGTGCGCGACGCCGGGTACGACTGGTCGGTCGCACCCGTGCCGATCACGCCCGCCGCCCACTACGCGATGGGCGGCATCGTGACCGACCTCGACGGCCGCACGAGCCTGCCGGGCCTCTTCGCCGTCGGCGAGTGCGCCCGCACGGGCGTGCACGGCGCCAACCGGCTCGCCTCGAACTCGCTGCTCGAGGCCGCGGTGTTCGCCGACCGCGCGGCACGAGCGATCGCAGCGCTCGCGCCCGTCGACTCGCCGGCCCCGTCTGCGCCCCCGGCGACCGCGGTGTCCCACGACTCGACGACCCCGGATGCCTCGTCGCTCGTCGACCGCGCCGCCCTGCAGTCCCTCATGTGGCAGCACGTCGGGCTCGAGCGCGACGAACACGGCCTGCGCGAGGCATCCGCCGTGCTCGACGCGTGGGTCGCGCCCGAACCGGTCGACCGCCGCACGACGGAAGACCGCAATCTGCTCGACCTCGCGCGCCTCACGGTCGCCGCGGCGCTCGCGCGTCGCGAGAGCGTCGGCGCCCACTACCGGTCGGATGTCCCGGCCGACGCCGAACTGGAGGCCGCGTGA
- the nadA gene encoding quinolinate synthase NadA produces the protein MTIVTPPVRDIRLAASVDRSIRLISTGKATGSTCAPELADGPWEFDRGPVAYGPGASQGDVIPTGAPRQGALPEAYRTATNDELHARIRAAKATLGDRVVILGHFYQRDEVVQHADFVGDSFQLANAALTKPDAEAIVFCGVHFMAETADLLSRPEQAVILPNLAAGCSMADMADESSVEECWEQLATVYGDLDTPGADGRVPVIPVTYMNSSAALKGFVGRHGGIVCTSSNARTVLEQAFERGQRVLFFPDQHLGRNTAKAMGVPLEQMPMWNPRRPLGGSSAEQLEDARVILWHGFCSVHKRFTVEQIERARAEHPGVQVIVHPECPMPVVDAADAAGSTDFIVKAIAAAPAGTTFAIGTEINLVQRLAAENPQHEIFCLDPVVCPCSTMYRIHPGYLAWVLEELVEGRVVNRIQVADEVAAPARLALERMLAAKPQGSAPERFGGSAAPAATSTSPATATPEPRA, from the coding sequence ATGACGATCGTCACTCCGCCGGTCCGCGACATCCGCCTCGCGGCATCCGTCGACCGAAGCATCCGACTCATCTCGACCGGCAAGGCGACCGGCTCGACGTGCGCGCCCGAACTCGCCGACGGCCCGTGGGAGTTCGACCGCGGCCCCGTCGCCTACGGCCCGGGCGCCTCGCAGGGCGACGTCATCCCGACCGGCGCTCCGCGCCAGGGCGCGCTGCCCGAGGCATACCGCACGGCCACGAACGACGAGCTGCACGCCCGCATCCGCGCGGCGAAGGCGACGCTCGGCGACCGGGTCGTCATCCTCGGCCACTTCTACCAGCGCGACGAGGTCGTGCAGCACGCCGACTTCGTGGGCGACTCGTTCCAGCTCGCGAACGCGGCGCTCACGAAGCCCGACGCCGAGGCGATCGTGTTCTGCGGCGTCCACTTCATGGCCGAGACGGCCGACCTTCTGAGCCGCCCCGAGCAGGCCGTGATCCTGCCGAACCTCGCGGCCGGCTGCTCGATGGCCGACATGGCCGACGAGTCGAGCGTCGAGGAGTGCTGGGAGCAGCTCGCGACGGTCTACGGCGACCTCGACACGCCCGGCGCCGACGGCCGCGTGCCCGTCATCCCCGTGACCTACATGAACTCCTCAGCCGCCCTCAAGGGCTTCGTGGGCCGCCACGGCGGCATCGTGTGCACGTCGTCGAACGCGCGCACGGTGCTCGAGCAGGCGTTTGAGCGCGGGCAGCGCGTGCTGTTCTTCCCCGACCAGCACCTCGGCCGCAACACCGCGAAGGCCATGGGCGTGCCGCTCGAGCAGATGCCGATGTGGAACCCGCGCCGCCCGCTCGGCGGGTCCTCGGCCGAACAGCTCGAAGACGCCCGAGTCATCCTCTGGCACGGCTTCTGCTCGGTGCACAAGCGGTTCACGGTCGAGCAGATCGAGCGCGCGCGTGCCGAGCACCCCGGCGTGCAGGTCATCGTGCACCCCGAGTGCCCGATGCCCGTCGTCGATGCGGCGGATGCCGCGGGGTCGACCGATTTCATCGTGAAGGCCATCGCCGCCGCGCCCGCGGGCACGACCTTCGCGATCGGCACCGAGATCAACCTCGTCCAGCGCCTCGCGGCCGAGAACCCGCAGCACGAGATCTTCTGCCTCGACCCCGTCGTGTGCCCGTGCTCGACGATGTACCGCATCCACCCGGGCTACCTGGCATGGGTGCTCGAAGAGCTCGTCGAGGGCCGCGTGGTCAACCGCATCCAGGTGGCCGACGAGGTCGCCGCGCCCGCGCGGCTCGCGCTCGAGCGCATGCTCGCGGCGAAGCCGCAGGGGTCGGCGCCCGAGCGCTTCGGCGGGAGCGCGGCGCCGGCCGCGACATCCACCTCCCCGGCGACCGCGACGCCGGAGCCCCGCGCATGA
- a CDS encoding NUDIX hydrolase has protein sequence MPHARLAVSTVIFALSPDEGAERPSLRLPLVRRLREPGLGRWALPGGWLPVDEALEAAAARTLEETTGLAPAHLEQLYTFGAVDRSPGERVVSVVYWALVHSDEVEQAVADENVQWFDEDELPPLAFDHLAIIGYALSRLRTRLEYSGLAHAFLGETFTMAELRAVYEVVLRKRLDPANFRRTMETSGALVDTGERKSGTPHRPPALYRFDPRAAPPRMPFAGSR, from the coding sequence ATGCCTCACGCACGCCTCGCCGTCTCGACCGTCATCTTCGCCCTGAGCCCCGACGAAGGCGCCGAGCGCCCGAGCCTGCGGCTGCCGCTCGTGCGCCGCCTGCGTGAACCCGGCCTCGGCCGTTGGGCTCTGCCCGGCGGTTGGCTCCCCGTCGACGAAGCCCTCGAGGCCGCCGCCGCACGCACCCTCGAAGAGACGACGGGCCTCGCACCCGCGCACCTCGAGCAGCTCTACACGTTCGGCGCGGTCGACCGCTCCCCCGGCGAGCGCGTCGTGTCGGTCGTGTACTGGGCGCTCGTGCATTCCGACGAGGTCGAGCAAGCCGTCGCCGACGAGAACGTGCAGTGGTTCGACGAAGACGAGCTCCCGCCGCTCGCGTTCGACCACCTCGCGATCATCGGGTACGCCCTCTCACGGCTCCGCACGAGGCTCGAGTACTCGGGCCTCGCGCACGCCTTCCTCGGCGAGACCTTCACGATGGCCGAACTTCGCGCCGTCTACGAGGTCGTGCTGCGCAAACGCCTCGACCCCGCCAACTTCCGCCGCACCATGGAGACTTCGGGCGCCCTCGTCGACACCGGCGAGCGCAAGAGCGGCACGCCGCACCGCCCGCCCGCCCTCTACCGGTTCGATCCCCGCGCGGCGCCGCCGCGCATGCCGTTCGCCGGCTCCCGCTGA
- a CDS encoding DUF2079 domain-containing protein, whose translation MTTTPTPPQIAARARRWSRPRVAERLGRFGRLGREGWRGWVGPAAVAAVVAAAYIVYAAWQWSQYTVKSWDLGIFAELVKAYSRLQPPIVDIKGDGYNLLGDHFHPLLAILAPVYAVAPHPFTLLVVQALCFAIAAAVIARTAIRRLGTPTGVLLGLAFGLAWGLQYAADAQFHEIALAVPLLAWSLCAMLERRDLAAALWAAPLVFVKEDLGLTVLAIGLVLAYRSRKPLGLWLAAWGAAWFAIAVFVVLPALNPDGAWAYAGNADPGGVFSDPAALFHPQKGVTLTLLLVITGGLLVISPISVVLLPTLAWRFLSTNEGYWGPTWHYSAVLIPIAFLALLDGIDRAAASRWGGCAATVGMPRRSR comes from the coding sequence ATGACGACCACCCCGACCCCGCCCCAGATCGCCGCGCGCGCCCGGCGATGGAGCCGCCCGCGCGTGGCCGAACGGCTCGGCAGGTTCGGCAGGCTCGGTCGCGAAGGGTGGCGCGGCTGGGTCGGCCCCGCCGCCGTCGCGGCCGTCGTCGCCGCGGCATACATCGTCTACGCCGCGTGGCAGTGGTCGCAGTACACGGTGAAGTCGTGGGACCTCGGCATCTTCGCCGAGCTCGTGAAGGCCTACTCGCGGCTGCAGCCGCCGATCGTCGACATCAAGGGCGACGGCTACAACCTCCTCGGCGATCACTTCCACCCGCTGCTCGCGATCCTCGCTCCCGTCTACGCCGTCGCACCGCATCCGTTCACCCTGCTCGTCGTGCAGGCGCTGTGCTTCGCGATCGCCGCGGCGGTCATCGCCCGCACTGCCATCCGCCGGCTCGGCACTCCCACGGGCGTGCTCCTCGGGCTCGCCTTCGGCCTCGCTTGGGGGCTGCAGTACGCCGCCGACGCGCAGTTCCACGAGATCGCGCTCGCCGTTCCGCTGCTCGCCTGGTCGCTCTGCGCGATGCTCGAACGCCGCGACCTCGCCGCCGCGCTGTGGGCGGCGCCGCTCGTCTTCGTCAAAGAAGACCTCGGGCTCACCGTCCTCGCCATCGGACTCGTGCTCGCCTACCGTTCGCGGAAGCCCCTCGGGCTGTGGCTCGCCGCGTGGGGCGCCGCCTGGTTCGCCATCGCCGTCTTCGTCGTGCTGCCGGCGCTCAACCCAGACGGGGCCTGGGCCTACGCCGGCAACGCCGACCCGGGCGGGGTGTTCTCCGATCCCGCTGCGCTGTTCCACCCGCAGAAGGGCGTGACGCTCACCCTGCTCCTCGTGATCACGGGCGGGCTCCTCGTCATCTCCCCGATCTCGGTCGTCCTCTTGCCGACCCTCGCCTGGCGGTTCCTCTCGACCAACGAGGGCTACTGGGGGCCGACCTGGCACTACAGCGCCGTCCTCATCCCGATCGCCTTCCTCGCGCTGCTCGACGGCATCGACCGCGCCGCCGCGAGCCGGTGGGGTGGCTGCGCGGCTACGGTCGGCATGCCGCGACGGTCGCGGTGA